A genomic region of Papaver somniferum cultivar HN1 chromosome 7, ASM357369v1, whole genome shotgun sequence contains the following coding sequences:
- the LOC113299910 gene encoding inositol-tetrakisphosphate 1-kinase 1-like, whose product METSFKIGYAFEPSKKIFITDAIVDGSKQRGVDLIKVDPEKPLIEQGPFDCILQRLSNEIRIKQLEEYSSLNPDVLIIDPPSKVEVLHDRYSMLYCVEDMMKMDAQQHEIGMPTFGIPKQVLVTDVDSLMNVNVEGGLQLRFPLIAKPEMVDGSMQSHELSLVYNLDALKEVHTPVVLQEFVNHGGVMFKVYVVGDYATCAKRNSLPDVSEEQLDAEKSPVPFSQISNKPSQEHSDHMSNEEIRIEEAVLPPDSFISRIASGLRQATGLHLMNFDLIRDSRISNHYLILDINYAPGFEKMPSYESVLTDFFCDLRDRKNNSLSEDMKREEEE is encoded by the coding sequence ATGGAAACAAGTTTTAAAATAGGTTATGCATTCGAACCAAGCAAGAAGATTTTTATCACAGATGCAATAGTGGATGGATCAAAACAAAGAGGTGTTGATCTTATCAAGGTAGATCCTGAGAAACCATTGATTGAACAAGGTCCGTTTGATTGTATTTTACAGAGACTATCTAATGAGATTAGGATTAAACAGTTGGAAGAATATTCATCACTAAACCCTGATGTTTTGATCATTGATCCTCCTTCCAAAGTTGAAGTTCTTCATGATCGTTATTCAATGTTATATTGTGTAGAAGATATGATGAAAATGGATGCTCAACAGCATGAAATCGGAATGCCCACTTTTGGGATACCGAAACAGGTTCTGGTAACAGATGTTGATTCGTTGATGAATGTGAATGTGGAGGGAGGGTTGCAACTGAGATTCCCTTTGATTGCAAAACCAGAAATGGTTGATGGAAGTATGCAGTCGCATGAGTTGTCGTTGGTGTATAATCTCGATGCTTTGAAAGAAGTTCACACCCCGGTTGTTTTGCAAGAGTTTGTTAATCACGGCGGTGTTATGTTCAAAGTTTATGTTGTTGGTGATTATGCGACATGTGCGAAGAGGAATTCGTTGCCAGATGTAtctgaagaacagttggatgCAGAGAAGAGTCCTGTTCCATTTTCGCAAATATCGAATAAGCCGAGTCAAGAACATAGTGACCATATGTCTAATGAGGAGATACGGATAGAAGAAGCTGTACTGCCGCCGGATAGTTTTATTTCTCGTATCGCTAGTGGGTTAAGACAAGCTACGGGATTGCATCTGATGAATTTTGATCTCATTAGGGATTCAAGAATTAGTAACCATTATCTTATTCTTGACATTAATTATGCCCCTGGGTTTGAGAAGATGCCGTCCTACGAATCTGTTTTGACGGATTTCTTTTGTGATCTTAGGGACAGAAAGAACAACTCATTGAGTGAGGATAtgaaaagggaagaagaagagtAG
- the LOC113296172 gene encoding F-box protein At5g07610-like, with the protein MVFNHVTMQTSILDIRNLKKLLSLSNQVSSESPLYDHHHNSVSSSSALSSSSVIDRNVITASNYLNFANDPGGLQIEQSCNGLLLCSTFGICSNIAEFARNYYVYNPTTGRYTILPSSEYRKPGYGSCFSVSLAFNPFRTPHYKVVCVSESDKADECQIEIYYSETCTWRLVGYSCSLTNIYGCGVYWNGLLNWHNVHDSLVYFDIDRELIGVVQMPDRTTVKNSLYFGACKGRLYYVETDCTGWANVSSLNIFEMKTDCTGWNVIYHVDIWKLRVLLYLQEIGYSNFGNDELKVLLVDGEEGEEDEEEDSPKLVFQVRDKVISYDLKESSLNKVYDIEPVFIRRYWQQCRIFHAYQYINSLASA; encoded by the exons ATGGTGTTCAATCATGTTACGATGCAAACTTCAATTCTTGATATTCGTAATCTCAAGAAACTACTATCACTCTCTAATCAGGTAAGTTCCGAATCCCCCCTTTATGATCATCATCACAATTCggtttcatcttcatcagcatTGTCGTCGTCGTCAGTTATCG ACAGGAATGTTATAACCGCTTCGAATTATCTAAATTTTGCTAATGATCCAGGAGGTTTACAGATTGAACAGTCTTGTAATGGTCTTTTGTTGTGTAGTACTTTTGGGATATGCAGTAACATAGCAGAATTTGCTCGAAACTATTATGTTTACAATCCAACCACAGGACGGTATACCATCTTACCGAGTTCTGAATATAGAAAGCCTGGCTACGGGTCATGTTTCAGTGTTAGTTTAGCTTTCAATCCATTTAGAACACCTCATTACAAGGTTGTTTGCGTTTCGGAGAGTGACAAAGCAGATGAATGTCAGATTGAAATCTACTACTCCGAAACATGTACATGGAGGCTGGTTGGATATTCATGTAGTTTAACCAATATCTATGGTTGTGGTGTGTACTGGAATGGTTTGTTGAATTGGCATAACGTCCATGACTCTTTGGTTTATTTCGatattgatagagaattaattggAGTAGTGCAGATGCCAGATAGAACAACGGTTAAGAATAGTTTGTATTTCGGTGCGTGCAAGGGTCGTTTGTATTATGTTGAAACTGATTGCACTGGATGGGCTAATGTTTCGAGTCTCAATATCTTTGAGATGAAGACTGATTGCACCGGCTGGAATGTAATATACCATGTCGATATCTGGAAATTAAGAGTGCTGTTATATCTTCAGGAAATTGGATATAGCAATTTTGGAAATGATGAGTTAAAAGTGTTATTAGTTGATGGTGAAGaaggagaagaggatgaagaagaagattcgcCAAAGCTGGTTTTCCAAGTAAGGGATAAGGTTATATCTTACGATCTTAAAGAGAGTAGCCTCAACAAAGTTTATGACATAGAACCAGTCTTTATCCGTCGGTATTGGCAACAGTGCAGAATTTTCCATGCTTATCAATATATCAATTCATTGGCTTCTGCGTGA